CTGGTGCAGCGCTTCCCAGAGCGCGAACCGTGCGGCGGGTTCTGGTGCGGCCACGCCGGTCACCGGACCCTGCTCAGCCGGTCGAGGGCGTCGTGCAGGGCTCGCTGGACGAGTTCGACCTTGAACGCGTTGTGCTCGCGCGGCTGTGCTGAGTGGGTGCCGCATGGCTGTCGACAGCCATGCCTCAGCGGTGTCGTCGCCCATGAGACAAACGCTTGAACAATCGTTACCCGCACGTAACTTACCGACGGGTTACCCCTAGCGAGGGGCCGCGGCTACCGTCAGCTCACTTTGCACGGGCCTGAGTGAGGAGTGACCCTTGGATCCAAGGGGCGCGAAGCGCCTTCGATCAGGGCGGCGGTGGGTGACGGGCGGGCTCGGTCGTGGCGCCCTGCGTACGTCCGCCGTCGGTGCCGTCTCCGCGACGCTGATCGCCACCGCCGGCCTCGGTCCGGCTCCCGCGGCCCAGGCCGCCACCGGAGCGACGAGCATCCGTTTCGTCGACATCTCCGGCGCCGGCGGCACGGTCCTCAAGGCCAACGTCGTCACCCCCGAGGGCGCCGACGGCACCCGCAGCTACCCGCTCATCGTGCTGCCCACGAGCTGGGGCTTACCGCAGGTCCAGTACCTCGCGCAGGCCCAGAAGCTCGCGAACTCCGGTTATGTGGTGGTCAGTTACAACGTCCGCGGCTTCTGGCAGTCCGGCGGTGAGATAGAGGTGGCGGGACCGCCGGATGTGGCCGACGCGTCCAAGGTCGTCGACTGGGCGCTGGCGAACACCCCGGCCGACGCGCGGAAGGTGGGCATGGCGGGCGTCTCGTACAGCGCCGGAATCAGCCTGCTGGCCGCCGCGCACGACAAGAGAATCAAGGCGGTTGCCGCACTCAGCGGCTGGGCGGACCTGATCGAGTCGATCTATTCGGGCCGCACCCAGCACGCCCAGGCCGCCGCGCTGCTCGGTGGCGTGGGCCATCTCGCCGGCCGCCCCGGCGCCGAATTCCAGCAGACCCTCAAGGCCTTCTTCGCCTCGGACCTGTCGAAGGAGCCGGAGCTCCTCGCCTGGGGAAAGAAGCGCTCCCCCGAGACGTACATCGATCAGCTCAACGAGAACGGCGCCGCCGTCTTCGTGGCCAACACCTGGGGCGACACGATCTTCTCGCCCAACCAAAGCGCCGAGTTCTACGAGAAGTTGACCGGGCCCAAGCGCCTGGAGTTCCGCCCCGGCGACCATGCCACCGCCGAGATGACCGGTCTGTTCGGGCTCCCCAACGATGTGTGGACGAACACGCACCGCTGGTTCGACCACCACCTCAAGGGCGAGGACAACGGCATCGACCGCGAGCAGCCGGTCCAGCTCAAGTCCCGCTCCGCGGGCGGCTACGAGGGCTACCCGGACTGGAAGTCGGTCGGCACGACCACGAAGAAGATCGCCCTCGCGGGCACCACCACGATCCACACGAACGTCAACTCGGGGGCGGACGGCGGGATCACCTTCCTCTCCGGCATCCTCGACCAGCTCGCCCAGGTGCCCCCACTGGCCTGGATCCCGCTGCTGCCGCCCTATTGGGCCGCCGTCTGGCAGTCGGAGACGTACGCGAGCGCCCAACGGGTGCGTGGCACGGTCACGTTGCACACCACCGTCACCGCCACCAAGGAGAGCGGCACCCTCGTCGCGTACCTCTACGACGTGGGCCCGCTCGGTCTCGGCAAGCTGGTCAGCAACGCGCCGTACACCTTCCACGGGCAGACGCCCGGGAAGCCGTTCGGCGTCGACCTGGAGCTGTTCTCCACGGCCTACGACGTTCCGGCAGGGCATCGGCTCGCCCTGGTCGTCGACACGGTCGACCCGCTCTACATCGAGCACAACCCGTCCGGCGCGCAGCTGACCTTCTCCTCGCCGGAGCACGACCCGTCATACGTGTCGGTGCCCCTGCGCGAGCAGTGATCTCCGGCTGCCGCCGGACAGGCCCTAAGCCCTGTCGTCAAACTCCCTCCCCCACTGCCTTAAGGGCGTGGGAGGTGCCCCCAGCCCCGCGACGCCATGCACGCACTCTCGCCGCACCGGGCCCAAGCCCAAGTACATCCAGTACGAGGGCCAGGGCCCGGCACGCCGAGAGCACGCACCTACAGCGACGTCAGCCGCTCCGCGGCGGGCGCAGGGCGCGCCCTCCGGGCGGACGACGGGAGTTTGACGACAGGACCTAGCCCTCTGAGCCGGTTCGGCCGGTGCCCCCTGCACGGCCTCGTTTTTCACCCTCACTCCGGGGATGAACGCACCATCGTAGTCGACGTTCGACACGACGACTCATGCGATGCACTCACCGCGCCCAGCGCCTGAGGCCTAGGTCTCCGCGGCCTCGGCGTACACCTGTGACAGGCCGGGGGCGCCCTGCACGGCCCAGCCGAGGCCCGCCTCGATGACCGGGATCTCGCGGCCCGAGGCGAGCCGCACCGCCGGGCTGCCGCCGGGCCAGACGTGCCAGGCGGAACCGGGAACCGTGCGCACCACGACCGTACCGAGGTAGAGGCCGGCGTCGTTGCCGAGCCAGGGCAGGGCCTCGGGGTCGTCGCGCCAGCGCGGCAGGAGCTGGTCGAGCGCGGCCAACGAGGCCGGGGAGTCGTCGAGTTCGAGGCCCGCGGCCGAGGCGTGGGAGCGCAGCAGCTCGCACTCGGAGAGCAGCTCGGCCACGCCCTCCGGATCGTCCTCGAAGGCGGCGGCGAGCCCTCGGTCCCGGTCCGCCGAATGCCGCTTGCGCCACTTGTCCAAGAAGGGGATGTTCATGACCATGACCGGCCTCTCGGTGGGGTGCGATCGCCGACGGCTCCGTTTTCCCGGCATTTCCACGAATGTATCTTGCGGCAGTTGATCACGGAATCATGGGAATCGCGGCGCCGTGGCGCACCCCACCGGGCGCGCGGCGTGGTCCGCGGTCGCACGCGTACCGCCGTCGCGGCCTTACGCGGCGCAGGCGGAGGGCTTTCCCCCGGCCGGGCAGGCGAAAGCCGGTGGCTCCGGTCCGGAGCCACCGGCTCAACTGCTGTGCGGGCGGCGTGGTTTCGCGACGGTTCAGACGTCCAGGTCCACGACCACCGGCGCGTGGTCCGACGCTCCCTTGCCCTTGCGCTCCTCACGGTCCACGTACGCGTCGGTGACGGCCTTCGAGAACGCCTCGTTCCCGTAGACGAGGTCGATGCGCATGCCGCGGTTCTTGGGGAAGCAGAGCTGGCGGTAGTCCCAGTACGTGAAGGGGTGCTCGTACTTGAGGGGCCGCGGGACCACGTCCCCGAGGCCCGCCTCACGCAGCGAGGTCAGCGCGGCGCGCTCGGCCGGGGTGACGTGGGTGCTGCCCTCGAAGGCGGCCACGTCGTAGACGTCGTCGTCCGTCGGCGCCACGTTGTAGTCCCCCAGCACCGCGAACGGGCGGCTGCCCGTCGCGTCGCCCGCGACCGCGGCCTTGAGGGCCTCGAACCACTGGAGCTTGTATGCGTAGTGGGGGTGGTCCACCTCGCGTCCGTTCGGCACATACACCGACCAGACGCGGACCGGGCCGCAGGTCGCGGAGATGGCGCGGGGCTCCTCGACGCCCTCGTAGCCGGGGTCGCCGGGCAGGCCCTTGACCACGTCCTCGAGGCCGACTCGGGAGATCACCGCGACGCCGTTCCACCGGCCGGTCGCGTGCACCGCCGTCTCGTAGCCCAGCTCGCGCAGTTCGCCGGACGGGAACTGCTCGGCGGCGACCTTGGCCTCCTGGAGGCACAGCACATCCGTGCCGCTGCTCTCCAGCCAGGCCAGCAGCCTCGGGAGACGGGCGGTGATCGAGTTCACGTTCCAGGTGGCAATGCGCATGACTCACAACCTACCCGGCGGGTACGACAACGGGTCCGACGGCGGCTCGTTCCTCAGACCTCGGCCGATGCCCCCGGCGCCAGCCGCACGTGTTCGGAGCCGCCCAGGGCGCCGATCTGGTGGTCATAGATCGGGCGGGCGAGGTCCGTGAGCAGGGCGTCGTGGATGTCGTACGCGCGTTGGGGCTTGACCTCGCGGACGTAGTCGATGACCTCCGCGATCTTGTTCCACGGTGCCATGACCGGGAGCAACAGCGTCTCGACCGACTGGTCGGGAACCGTGAGGGCGTCGCCGGGGTGGAAGACGCGGCCGCCGTCGACGAGGTAGCCGACGTTGGTGATGCGCGGGATGTCCGGGTGGATCACGGCGTGCAGTTCGCCGTGCACCTGGACGTCGAAGCCCGCCGCGGTGAACGTGTCGCCGTGGCCGACCGTGTGCACACGGCCCGGGAAGGCGGCGGAGATCTTCTCCGCGACCGACCTCAGGGTCCAGATCTGGGCCTCGGGGTTGGACTCCAGGCCCGCCCGCAGCCGCTCCTCGTTGAAGTGGTCGGCGTGCTCGTGCGTGACCAGGATGGCCTCCGCGCCCACCGCGGAGTCCTCCTCGCTGAAACCGCCGGGGTCGATGACGAGCGTGCGCCCGTGCTTCTCGAGACGGACGCAGGCGTGCGACTTCTTCGTGAGCTTCATGGGGTCCATCCTGCCCCCGGCCCGGCTCCGGGGCCTGCCTGGGGCGGGGCCTACTCCTGCGGTGTGGTCTCCTCGCGGATGACCTGCTGCGCCACCTTGAACGCGCTGTTCGCCGCCGGTACGCCGCAGTAGACGGCCGCCTGGAGGAGCACCTCCTTGATCTCCACCGGGGTGAGGCCGTTGCGGAGGGCCGCGCGGGTGTGGAAGGCGAGCTCGTCGAGGTGGCCGCCCGCGACCAGCGCGGTGAGCGTCACGCAGCTGCGCGAACGCCGGTCGAGCCCGGGCCGGTCCCAGATCTCGCCCCACGCGTACCGGGTGATGAACTCCTGGAAGTCCCCGGAGAACTCGTCCGCCGAAGCCAGCGCCCGGTCGACATGCGCGTCCCCGAGCACCTCCCGACGGACCTTGATCCCGGCGTCGTACGGGTCGGGGCGGCCCATGCCCATACCCAGCCCCATGGCCTCGGGCTGCGCGGCGGGCGGGGCGATCTCGGCGACCGGCCCCATCTGCGGGGGCGGAGCGGCCAGCACGGGCCTGACCGGGGAGGCCGGGATCGCCATCTGGCCGGTGGCCGAGTCGAAGGCGGGTTGCCAGGCGGTGGAGAAGTGCCGTACGAGCAGGTCCGTGACCGCGGCGGGCTGTTCCACCGGGACCAGGTGGGATGCGCCGGGTACGACCGCGAGCCGGGCGTCCGGTATCCCGGCGACCAGCGTGCGCGCCTCGGCGGGCCCGGTGACCTGGTCGTCCGAGCCCACGAGCACGAGGGTCGGAACGCCGATCCGGGTGAGTTCGGCGCGTACGTCGAACGCGGCGAGCGCCTCGCAGGCCGCGATGTAGCAGCCGGGGTCGGTGGTGCGGACCATCTGTACGGCCCACTCGGTGATCGCCGGCTGGGCCGCGGCGAACCCGCTCGTGAACCAGCGCTCGGGCGATGTGCGCGCCATCGGGTCGAGGCCGTTCGTGCGCACGATCACACCGCGCTGGCGGAACTCGTCGGCCGTGCCGAACCGCGGCGAGGCCGCGATCAGGGCAAGCGAGGCGATCCGCTCCGGGTGGCGCAGGGCGAGCTCGATCCCGATCGCGCCGCTGAGTGCGCAGCCCGCGTAGCCGAAGCGGTGCACGCCGAGGCTGTCGAGGGTGGCGAGCAGCCGTGCGGCGAGTTCGCTGACGGAACCCGCGGGGTACGCGGGGGCTCCGCCGTGGCCCGGCAGGTCGAACCGGAAGATCCGCCAGTTCTTCGACAGCTCCGGGATCTGCCGGTCCCACATGTGCCATGTGGTACCCAGGGAGGGCCCCAGGATCAGGACCGGAGCCTCTTCTGGCCCGTCAAAGCGGTATTGCAGGGTGTTCGGTGGTGTCTCGCTCACCCGTCAGACCCTCTCATCTGTCACGAGATGTCACATCGCCGGGGTGAATCTAGCGGGCCTCGTCCCACTCTCGCCAAGTCGCTCGATTGGTAGTCCTCATGGGTCACGCCTTCTCCTCCGCCGCAGCCCCGTGCAGGCCATCCCATGTGGTGGCGGCTCCGCGAAGATCCTCTACATCCGGCTTGACGTACCACCGCTTGGTTGTCTTTACGTTCGTATGCCCAGCCCATCGCGCGAGGATGTGGTCCGGGACACCGTTGTTGGCCAGGAAGGTAAAGCACGACGCGCGTGCGTCGTAGAGCCTGACGCGACGGAGTCCGAGAAGCTCCATAAGCCGGTACGCGCGCCGACGAAGTTGCTTGATCGTGAAGGCATCCCCTGCTTCGTGCACCAACACGTAGCGTGACACCACGTACGCTTCCCCCAGAGCGAGCCTCTCATCCGCTTGGAGAGCCCTGAACGCCTTGAGAGCGGCTAGCACCGGAGCCGGCAGCGGCAGAACCCGCTCGCCCGCAAGAGACTTGGTGTCCTTCTCCACTACGTATCGATTTCCCAACATCGTGCGCGTGTTGGCAATGACGATCGTGGCGTTTTCCAAGTTAACGTCGTCCCACCGAAGGCCGCAGACTTCAGCTGGACGGAGCCCCATCAGTGAAAGAAGAAGCGCAGCGTATAGACGCTCCCCCCTAATGCCTTGGATGAACTTCTGAACCTCCTGGACATTCCAGGGTTGCACCTCCTCTTTACTTTTCCGCTCCTCTTTGCGCGCCCTACGGGGTATGGTCACGTGTGCAGCAACATTTACATGCACCAACCGCCGGGTAACGGCCCTTCCCAGAGCTTCCTTTAGTCGAGCAAGACTCATATCCACACTTGTGGCTCCGAGTGGCGACCCAGCCCTTTTGCCACGCACACGGCCATGCGTCAGCGCCCAGTCTCTCCACTCTTCCACATGCTCTTCAGTAAGGTCCTGGAGGCGGATGTTGCCAAGTCTCCCCCGAACTCGGTCCAGGGTAATCCTGTAGCTGTAGATGGTGGTTTCTTCGAGGTCATCGGCTTTCATAGCCAACCACCGGTCGAGCCATTCGTTCACGGTGATCTTGTTAGGCGGCACGAACGAGCCCTCGTTCCGCCGGTTAGTTATGCTCGCGTACTCAGCCTTCGCTTCCTTCAATGAATCGAAGGTGCGCCTCAACTGCTTTCGCTTCCCGGTCTCGGGGTCGATCCCTACATCGACAACAAACCGATATCTAACCATCCCCTTCGAGTTCGGCTGAAGCTTCTTGATCGGATCGGACAGAATACTCACTCTCCTTGACCTTAGGGGACGAACTGGCTGCGTTGCCCGCCGCGGCTCCACCGCCAAGCACAGCCGTGCGAACACCGTCAATGCTCTGCACGATCCCCGGTTTCGGTAACCGGGGATCACCTGCTACGTATCGCCCTGCGCGACGAGGGCCTGTCCCTCGCTGCCCCGATTCGGCATCGGTCAAGCGGCCAGCCGCTAGGTCCCGACGAGTTACTGCTCCGAGGTGCACCACGATGTATGAGAGGGTCGCGCGGGCAACGCAATGTCAGCGCTGTAGCAGATCCTCACCGAACAGCCCACCGGCGCAGACACAGAGACTGACCACCGTGTCCAGGGCTCTGCAGTTCCCCGTCTCCTGGGCGATCCACGCGTTCATAGCTCCGAGCGCTAAGAGGACGGGGGCTGTGAAGCGGGCAGATCGGATTGCGGGATTTGGCAGGTGGACCTCCTTGGGGTTGCGCTCGGTCATGGCACCGAGTAGCGCGGGCTGTGGACTGGGGACGGCCGACCATCTGCCGGTTCGGCCCGGAGGCCCGCATACCTTCACTGACCTGGTGTTTTCCAGGTCGTTGTACGTTGGCATGATCCCGGCGGAGGTTCCAGTCCGTTGGGGCTGTTTCTCGTCTGCCGTGAGCTGAAGGTCTCCGGCAGACACTCACTCGCTGCTCGGGGCCTTGCTGCACGTGTATGGACGCCTCAGTCGCGCCGCAGAAACGGGAAGCGGCAGTGCGTGAGCTGGGCTAGGTACAGAGGAAAAACGCTGCGCGAGGCGCACCGGGTGCTGCTCGCGCTGCCGAGCCGTCGCACCGTCCTGCTGACCTTGCGGCGCCCCTCGACGTTCCGGCCGCGCCTGGCACGGCCGATAGAATGTCCGGGCCCGGCCGCCGCCCCGGTGAGGGGCCCGTGTCCGGCGAGAGGACCCCGCAGTGAGCCAGCACCGTTCCGCCCGTGCGGCGGTGTTCTCGGCCGGGTCCTGGGGTACCGCAGTCGCCAAGATCCTGGCCGACGCCGGCACCGACGTCATCGTGCACGCCCGACGGGACGAGATCGCCGAGGCGATCAACACGGTTCACCGCAACCCTGGTTACTTCCCGGACGTCGAGCTGCCCGCCTCCCTGGCGGCCACGACCGACCCGGCCGCCGCGCTTCACCGTGCGGACTACCTCGTGCTGTCCATCCCCGCACAGTCCCTGCGGACCAACCTCGCTCTGTGGACGCCGCACATCGGGCCTGACACCGTGATCGTGTCTCTGATGAAGGGCATCGAACTGTGCAGCGGGCAACGGGCGAGCCAGGTCATCACCGAGGTGACCGGCGTCAGTGCGGACCGGGTCGCGGTGCTGTCGGGCCCGAACCTCGCCCGCGAGATCATGGACGGCGAGCCCGCCGCCGCCACCGTCGCCTGCCCCGACGAGGACGCCGCCCGCCGCTTTCAGCAGGCGTGCCGCACCTCGTACTTCCGGCCCTACACCAGCACCGACATCATCGGCTGCGAGCTGGGCGGCGCGATGAAGAACGTCATCGCCCTGGCGGTCGGCATCGCCTCGGGCATGGGCCTGGGCGACAACGCGTCGGCGATGCTCGTCACTCGCGGGCTGGCGGAGACCACCCGACTGGCGGTGGCCATGGGCGCTCAGCCAGCCACCCTCGCGGGGCTTGCCGGCCTCGGCGACCTCGTGGCCACCTGCTCCTCCCCGCTCTCCCGCAACCGCACATTCGGCACCCACCTCGGCCACGGCCTGAGCGTCGAACAGGCGACGGCCGCCACCCGGCAGACCACCGAGGGCGTCAAATCCGCCGAGGCGATCCTCGCCTTGGCTCATGTCCACGGCGTCGACATGCCGATCACCCAAGTGATCTCCGCCCTGCTGCACGAGAGGGCCACCCTCGACGAAGCCGCCGCCGCGCTCATGCAGCGGCCCCCCAAGCCCGAGCGCTGACCCCCGCGCTGCTCGTCCCGGAGACGATGCCGTATGACATCGCAGCCGGGAATCGAAGCGAAAGACGTCCCGGGACGTCCGGCCGATCACCGGCCAGCACCCGCGCCTTACGTCATAGTCTGCCGAGCATGGATCTCACCCTTTGGGCCCGTGACCTGGCCGGGTCCCTCCTTGCCGCGCCCCTGCCTCGACGCTGGGCACACTCTCAGGGCGTCGCCGCAAAGGCCCAGTCCCTGGCAGGAATCCTTGGCGACGATGCGGAACTGCTGTGGGCCGCGGCGATGCTGCACGACATCGGCTACGCGCCGTCACTGGCCACGACGGGGTTCCATCCGCTGGACGGCGCCCGTTACCTGCGTGACCATTCGGCCGCGGACGAGCGTTTGGTCCGGCTGGTCGCCAACCACTCTTGCGCGCTGTTGGAGGCGGAAGAGCGCGGAATGCGGGAAGAACTGGAGGCCGAGTTCCCGATCCTCGACCACGCCGAGTTGGTGGATGCCCTCGTGTATTGCGACATGACGACCACCCCTGACGGCACCCCCACCATGGTGGATGCCAGGCTGGCGGAGATCCTTACCCGGTACGACCGCGACAGCGCTGTCGGCCGATTCATTCGCCGGGCCGATGAGGATCTCCATGCTGCAGTGCACAGAGTCGAGGCCCGGCTGATCCTGACCGAGGGGTAAAGGAGCGCACAGCGCTCAGTCGACGTGGGGGTGCGTCCCGTCCAGGTAGTGGGCGATCTGGCGGCGCATCGAGGGATGGATGTCGTACGAGTCCAGATCGTCGGGCAGGACCCAGCGGACGTCGTCTGCTTCGTCGTTGACGGTCGGTTCGCCGCCGACGGGGCGTCCGATCACGGTCACCTCGTATGCCTGCCGGATCTCGCCGTCTGTGTAGGCCACCACGTGTTCAGGGAGCGAGTAGACGCCGAGGAGCCCGATGGGCAAGACATCGACTCCGGTCTCCTCCTTACATTCCCGCACCGCGCACTGGGCCGGGGATTCACCGATGTCCATAGCTCCGCCGGGCAGCGCGTACTGACCCGTATCGCGACGGCGCTGCAGGAGGATCGCGCCGTCGGTCTCCCGGACGGCGAGCATGTTGCACGCCGGGATCAGGGTGTTCGGCTTGGGTGCGTTCTCGTCATACCAGTACTCCGTACGTCCCATCGCGGGCCGTGCTCCTTACATGGATTCGGGTGACCAGGGTTTTGCAGTCTCCCAGACCGCGTCGAAGCTGCCGGTGTAGTGGTCGAACCAGCCGTCGTCCCCCAGGCGTCGCAGTTCGAACAGGGGGTTGGCGCTGGCGGGCTGCCCCCAGACGTGCGGGTTGACGAGGAGTGCGTCGTCGAAGCGGAAGAGGCTGTTGTACAGGGTTGTGTCGTGCAGGCGTACCTCGCAGCCGGGGGTGCCGATCAGCTTGCGGTAGTAGGTGAGTGATGCCCTGATCTTCGCGGAGAGGGTGCCGCCGATCCCTTCCTCCTCGTCCCGGACGGCGACCGCTTTGCCGGATGGGTCGCCGAAACAGAGGCGG
This genomic interval from Streptomyces dengpaensis contains the following:
- a CDS encoding tyrosine-type recombinase/integrase; its protein translation is MSILSDPIKKLQPNSKGMVRYRFVVDVGIDPETGKRKQLRRTFDSLKEAKAEYASITNRRNEGSFVPPNKITVNEWLDRWLAMKADDLEETTIYSYRITLDRVRGRLGNIRLQDLTEEHVEEWRDWALTHGRVRGKRAGSPLGATSVDMSLARLKEALGRAVTRRLVHVNVAAHVTIPRRARKEERKSKEEVQPWNVQEVQKFIQGIRGERLYAALLLSLMGLRPAEVCGLRWDDVNLENATIVIANTRTMLGNRYVVEKDTKSLAGERVLPLPAPVLAALKAFRALQADERLALGEAYVVSRYVLVHEAGDAFTIKQLRRRAYRLMELLGLRRVRLYDARASCFTFLANNGVPDHILARWAGHTNVKTTKRWYVKPDVEDLRGAATTWDGLHGAAAEEKA
- a CDS encoding HD domain-containing protein, with translation MDLTLWARDLAGSLLAAPLPRRWAHSQGVAAKAQSLAGILGDDAELLWAAAMLHDIGYAPSLATTGFHPLDGARYLRDHSAADERLVRLVANHSCALLEAEERGMREELEAEFPILDHAELVDALVYCDMTTTPDGTPTMVDARLAEILTRYDRDSAVGRFIRRADEDLHAAVHRVEARLILTEG
- the pcaC gene encoding 4-carboxymuconolactone decarboxylase, whose protein sequence is MSETPPNTLQYRFDGPEEAPVLILGPSLGTTWHMWDRQIPELSKNWRIFRFDLPGHGGAPAYPAGSVSELAARLLATLDSLGVHRFGYAGCALSGAIGIELALRHPERIASLALIAASPRFGTADEFRQRGVIVRTNGLDPMARTSPERWFTSGFAAAQPAITEWAVQMVRTTDPGCYIAACEALAAFDVRAELTRIGVPTLVLVGSDDQVTGPAEARTLVAGIPDARLAVVPGASHLVPVEQPAAVTDLLVRHFSTAWQPAFDSATGQMAIPASPVRPVLAAPPPQMGPVAEIAPPAAQPEAMGLGMGMGRPDPYDAGIKVRREVLGDAHVDRALASADEFSGDFQEFITRYAWGEIWDRPGLDRRSRSCVTLTALVAGGHLDELAFHTRAALRNGLTPVEIKEVLLQAAVYCGVPAANSAFKVAQQVIREETTPQE
- a CDS encoding NUDIX hydrolase — encoded protein: MGRTEYWYDENAPKPNTLIPACNMLAVRETDGAILLQRRRDTGQYALPGGAMDIGESPAQCAVRECKEETGVDVLPIGLLGVYSLPEHVVAYTDGEIRQAYEVTVIGRPVGGEPTVNDEADDVRWVLPDDLDSYDIHPSMRRQIAHYLDGTHPHVD
- a CDS encoding DUF6278 family protein codes for the protein MNIPFLDKWRKRHSADRDRGLAAAFEDDPEGVAELLSECELLRSHASAAGLELDDSPASLAALDQLLPRWRDDPEALPWLGNDAGLYLGTVVVRTVPGSAWHVWPGGSPAVRLASGREIPVIEAGLGWAVQGAPGLSQVYAEAAET
- a CDS encoding CocE/NonD family hydrolase — encoded protein: MTGGLGRGALRTSAVGAVSATLIATAGLGPAPAAQAATGATSIRFVDISGAGGTVLKANVVTPEGADGTRSYPLIVLPTSWGLPQVQYLAQAQKLANSGYVVVSYNVRGFWQSGGEIEVAGPPDVADASKVVDWALANTPADARKVGMAGVSYSAGISLLAAAHDKRIKAVAALSGWADLIESIYSGRTQHAQAAALLGGVGHLAGRPGAEFQQTLKAFFASDLSKEPELLAWGKKRSPETYIDQLNENGAAVFVANTWGDTIFSPNQSAEFYEKLTGPKRLEFRPGDHATAEMTGLFGLPNDVWTNTHRWFDHHLKGEDNGIDREQPVQLKSRSAGGYEGYPDWKSVGTTTKKIALAGTTTIHTNVNSGADGGITFLSGILDQLAQVPPLAWIPLLPPYWAAVWQSETYASAQRVRGTVTLHTTVTATKESGTLVAYLYDVGPLGLGKLVSNAPYTFHGQTPGKPFGVDLELFSTAYDVPAGHRLALVVDTVDPLYIEHNPSGAQLTFSSPEHDPSYVSVPLREQ
- a CDS encoding NAD(P)H-dependent glycerol-3-phosphate dehydrogenase, with product MSQHRSARAAVFSAGSWGTAVAKILADAGTDVIVHARRDEIAEAINTVHRNPGYFPDVELPASLAATTDPAAALHRADYLVLSIPAQSLRTNLALWTPHIGPDTVIVSLMKGIELCSGQRASQVITEVTGVSADRVAVLSGPNLAREIMDGEPAAATVACPDEDAARRFQQACRTSYFRPYTSTDIIGCELGGAMKNVIALAVGIASGMGLGDNASAMLVTRGLAETTRLAVAMGAQPATLAGLAGLGDLVATCSSPLSRNRTFGTHLGHGLSVEQATAATRQTTEGVKSAEAILALAHVHGVDMPITQVISALLHERATLDEAAAALMQRPPKPER
- a CDS encoding MBL fold metallo-hydrolase yields the protein MKLTKKSHACVRLEKHGRTLVIDPGGFSEEDSAVGAEAILVTHEHADHFNEERLRAGLESNPEAQIWTLRSVAEKISAAFPGRVHTVGHGDTFTAAGFDVQVHGELHAVIHPDIPRITNVGYLVDGGRVFHPGDALTVPDQSVETLLLPVMAPWNKIAEVIDYVREVKPQRAYDIHDALLTDLARPIYDHQIGALGGSEHVRLAPGASAEV
- a CDS encoding exodeoxyribonuclease III, which produces MRIATWNVNSITARLPRLLAWLESSGTDVLCLQEAKVAAEQFPSGELRELGYETAVHATGRWNGVAVISRVGLEDVVKGLPGDPGYEGVEEPRAISATCGPVRVWSVYVPNGREVDHPHYAYKLQWFEALKAAVAGDATGSRPFAVLGDYNVAPTDDDVYDVAAFEGSTHVTPAERAALTSLREAGLGDVVPRPLKYEHPFTYWDYRQLCFPKNRGMRIDLVYGNEAFSKAVTDAYVDREERKGKGASDHAPVVVDLDV